One window of the Rhodococcus sovatensis genome contains the following:
- a CDS encoding TetR/AcrR family transcriptional regulator: protein MVVGVTQSTDAPERRTQAERTAGTQAKLLDAAIECLVEIGFAKTSTQEIARRAGVSRGAQLHHFPTKESLVIAAVEHLVDRRLSEILATDPDPERGVEVLSEAFSGPLFHAALELWVAARTDPALYEAMVPLERRVSEAIMGGATAIMGSRMSTESIELSIELARGLAVSALFRTAEADAALRSRLLPTWEAMVSQ from the coding sequence ATGGTCGTCGGTGTGACCCAGAGCACCGATGCCCCAGAACGGCGAACTCAAGCCGAACGCACCGCAGGAACCCAGGCGAAACTCCTGGACGCTGCCATCGAATGCCTCGTCGAGATCGGCTTCGCAAAGACCAGTACTCAGGAAATCGCGCGCCGGGCAGGTGTCTCGCGAGGCGCGCAGCTACACCACTTCCCGACGAAGGAATCTCTGGTGATCGCGGCTGTCGAGCATCTCGTCGACCGGCGTCTCTCCGAGATTCTCGCAACCGACCCTGACCCGGAGCGCGGCGTGGAGGTGCTCAGCGAGGCGTTCTCGGGCCCGCTGTTCCATGCGGCCCTCGAGCTGTGGGTCGCGGCCAGAACCGATCCAGCGCTGTACGAGGCGATGGTTCCGCTCGAACGACGGGTCTCCGAGGCGATCATGGGAGGTGCGACCGCGATCATGGGTAGTCGAATGTCGACCGAATCGATCGAGCTCAGTATCGAACTCGCGCGCGGGCTCGCTGTGTCCGCACTGTTCAGGACTGCGGAGGCCGATGCGGCACTGCGCAGTCGGTTGTTGCCTACATGGGAAGCGATGGTGTCGCAATGA
- a CDS encoding sn-glycerol-3-phosphate ABC transporter ATP-binding protein UgpC yields MASITFDRATRLFPGSDVPAVNSLDLEIADGEFLVLVGPSGCGKSTSLRMLAGLEEVDSGRILIGGTDVTDAEPKDRDIAMVFQNYALYPHMSVAENMGFALKLAKASKEEIRTRVLEAAKLLDLEQYLDRKPKALSGGQRQRVAMGRAIVRQPQVFLMDEPLSNLDAKLRVQTRTQIAQLQRRLATTTVYVTHDQVEAMTMGDRVAVLKGGILQQCASPRELYRTPANVFVAGFMGSPSMNLFRVPVTDGGVRIGDQVVPIPRGTLSASSGSEVVFGIRPEHVEIVSSGLKLEIDVVEELGSEAFVFGRADINGTSQTIVARADWRDPPQKGDVVGIRFDDAHAHIFDGSGDGLRLG; encoded by the coding sequence ATGGCATCGATCACGTTCGACCGCGCCACCAGGCTTTTCCCAGGCTCCGACGTCCCAGCCGTCAACTCGCTCGACCTGGAAATCGCCGACGGCGAATTCCTGGTACTCGTCGGCCCCTCGGGCTGCGGAAAGTCGACCTCGCTCCGAATGCTGGCGGGCCTGGAAGAAGTCGACAGCGGCCGCATTCTCATCGGCGGCACAGACGTCACCGACGCCGAACCCAAAGACCGCGATATCGCGATGGTGTTCCAGAACTACGCGCTGTACCCGCACATGAGCGTCGCCGAGAACATGGGCTTCGCACTCAAGCTCGCGAAGGCGAGCAAGGAGGAAATCCGCACCCGGGTGCTCGAAGCTGCCAAACTGCTCGACCTGGAGCAGTATCTGGACCGCAAGCCGAAGGCATTGTCCGGAGGACAGCGTCAACGAGTTGCCATGGGGCGCGCCATCGTTCGGCAACCTCAGGTGTTCCTGATGGACGAGCCACTGTCCAATCTCGACGCGAAGCTCCGCGTCCAGACGCGTACCCAGATCGCGCAGCTCCAACGTCGCCTTGCCACCACCACGGTGTACGTGACGCACGATCAGGTCGAGGCGATGACGATGGGTGACCGAGTGGCCGTGTTGAAGGGCGGCATTCTGCAACAGTGCGCGTCCCCGCGCGAGCTCTACCGGACGCCGGCGAATGTGTTCGTCGCTGGATTCATGGGCTCACCGTCGATGAACCTGTTCCGCGTGCCGGTCACCGATGGTGGCGTGCGAATCGGCGACCAAGTAGTCCCGATCCCGCGTGGGACCCTTTCGGCGTCCTCGGGGTCCGAGGTCGTCTTCGGGATCCGCCCGGAGCACGTCGAGATCGTGTCCTCGGGATTGAAACTGGAGATCGACGTCGTCGAGGAACTGGGCTCGGAGGCGTTCGTGTTTGGCCGCGCCGACATCAACGGCACTTCTCAGACGATCGTCGCGCGCGCCGACTGGCGTGATCCGCCGCAGAAGGGCGACGTCGTCGGCATTCGGTTCGACGACGCCCATGCTCACATCTTCGACGGATCAGGTGACGGCCTGCGCCTCGGCTGA
- a CDS encoding aspartate-semialdehyde dehydrogenase encodes MTVVAVVGATGQVGAVMRTLLEERNFPAETVRFFASARSAGKKLPFRGEEIIVEDASTADLAGIDIALFSAGATLSREQAPRFAAAGAVVIDNSSAFRKDSDVPLVVSEVNPEAAKNPPRGIIANPNCTTMAAMPVLKALHDEAGLQRLIVSSYQAVSGSGLAGVEELATQARTVIDDVEKLVHDGSSVDFPAPNKYVAPIAFNVLPLAGALVDDGSGETDEDQKLRNESRKILGLPDLLVSGTCVRVPVFTGHSLSINAEFAQPLSAERAREILGSAAGVELVDVPTPLEAAGKDVSLVGRIRQDPGVPDGRGLALFVSGDNLRKGAALNTIQIAELLV; translated from the coding sequence ATGACCGTAGTAGCAGTCGTAGGAGCCACCGGCCAGGTCGGCGCCGTCATGCGAACCTTGTTGGAGGAACGTAACTTTCCGGCCGAGACCGTGCGGTTCTTCGCATCCGCTCGATCGGCGGGCAAGAAGCTTCCGTTCCGCGGCGAGGAGATCATCGTCGAGGACGCGTCCACCGCGGATCTCGCTGGAATCGACATCGCGTTGTTCTCGGCCGGTGCGACTCTCTCGCGCGAGCAGGCGCCCCGCTTCGCCGCGGCCGGTGCCGTCGTCATCGACAACTCGTCGGCGTTCCGTAAGGACTCCGACGTACCGCTGGTCGTCAGCGAGGTCAACCCCGAGGCTGCGAAGAATCCGCCCAGGGGAATCATCGCGAACCCCAACTGCACGACGATGGCTGCGATGCCGGTTTTGAAGGCGCTGCACGACGAGGCAGGCCTGCAGCGCTTGATCGTCTCCAGCTACCAGGCGGTCTCCGGCAGCGGCCTTGCCGGCGTCGAAGAACTCGCCACCCAGGCGCGCACTGTCATCGATGACGTCGAAAAGCTCGTGCACGACGGATCCTCGGTCGACTTCCCCGCGCCGAACAAGTACGTCGCACCCATCGCGTTCAACGTCCTGCCCCTCGCCGGTGCGCTCGTCGACGACGGTTCCGGCGAGACCGACGAGGACCAGAAGCTCCGCAACGAGTCGCGCAAGATTCTGGGGTTGCCGGATCTGCTGGTCAGTGGAACGTGCGTCCGCGTCCCGGTGTTCACCGGTCACTCTCTGTCGATCAACGCGGAGTTCGCTCAGCCTCTCTCTGCCGAGCGCGCCAGGGAGATCCTGGGCTCGGCTGCCGGCGTCGAGCTGGTGGATGTTCCGACGCCGCTGGAGGCCGCAGGCAAGGACGTTTCTCTGGTCGGCCGGATCCGACAGGACCCGGGCGTTCCCGACGGGCGCGGGCTTGCGCTCTTCGTCTCGGGCGACAACCTGCGTAAGGGTGCCGCGCTGAACACGATTCAGATCGCAGAATTGCTGGTGTAG
- a CDS encoding NAD(P)/FAD-dependent oxidoreductase, protein MKLPESVRVLVVGAGFAGIAAASKILAEDPGADVVIIERAGDVGGTWRDNTYPGCACDVPTSLYSFSFAPSPDWTHTFARQPEIYRYLRGAVDSTGLRQRIVTDCELLSATWNSAASHWMVETSKGSLTADVLVAATGALSTPKLPDVPGIESFRGTMFHSATWNHEHDVTGERVAVIGTGASAVQFVPEIVDQAARLTVFQRTPAWVVPRLDRTLGRLEKALYRRIPVSQKLVRGVIYGYREAYVTALAHHPRVLPAVTTVAKVHLRRQVKNKAKRAALTPDFMLGCKRILLSNDWLKTLDRPDVDLVPSRLSGVTEDAVVDADGHSYPVDTIIFATGFTPTEPPVSHALVGTDGRTLAEHWDGSPNAFRGTTVHGFPNLFLMYGPNTNLGHSSIVYMLESQATYVAEALRQMTERRLSSVEVTEHSQQQYNSWIHDSLAGTVWNSGGCSSWYLDSEGRNPVMWPTYTFTFRNSTRTFDVSHYRGIPAKEGQQV, encoded by the coding sequence ATGAAACTCCCCGAGTCTGTTCGGGTTCTGGTAGTCGGCGCGGGATTCGCCGGTATCGCGGCGGCGTCGAAAATTCTTGCCGAGGATCCCGGTGCCGATGTCGTGATCATCGAACGAGCCGGCGACGTAGGCGGAACGTGGCGAGACAACACCTACCCGGGCTGCGCGTGCGATGTGCCTACCTCGCTGTACTCGTTCTCTTTCGCCCCGAGTCCGGACTGGACGCACACCTTCGCCCGGCAGCCGGAGATCTACCGCTACCTTCGAGGTGCGGTCGACTCCACCGGACTTCGACAGCGAATCGTCACGGACTGCGAACTGCTCTCTGCCACCTGGAATTCCGCAGCATCGCACTGGATGGTCGAGACGTCGAAGGGATCGCTGACGGCGGACGTCCTGGTTGCCGCGACGGGTGCATTGTCGACGCCCAAGCTTCCCGACGTGCCAGGGATCGAGTCTTTCCGTGGCACGATGTTCCATTCGGCGACGTGGAATCACGAGCACGATGTGACCGGTGAACGTGTCGCGGTCATCGGAACCGGCGCATCGGCGGTGCAGTTCGTCCCCGAAATCGTTGACCAGGCAGCTCGACTCACCGTCTTCCAGCGGACGCCTGCCTGGGTGGTCCCGCGACTCGATCGCACGCTCGGGCGCCTCGAGAAGGCGCTGTATCGGCGGATTCCTGTGTCGCAGAAACTGGTTCGCGGTGTCATCTACGGCTATCGCGAGGCTTACGTCACTGCACTCGCTCACCATCCGAGGGTGCTCCCTGCTGTCACCACCGTAGCGAAGGTCCATCTTCGTCGTCAGGTGAAGAACAAGGCCAAGCGTGCTGCGTTGACTCCCGACTTCATGCTTGGCTGCAAGCGCATCCTTCTGTCCAACGATTGGCTGAAGACGTTGGATCGTCCGGACGTCGACCTCGTGCCGAGCAGATTGTCCGGCGTCACCGAAGACGCCGTTGTCGATGCCGACGGCCACTCCTACCCGGTGGACACGATCATCTTCGCGACGGGTTTCACTCCGACCGAGCCTCCCGTGTCCCATGCGCTCGTCGGCACCGACGGACGAACGCTCGCCGAGCACTGGGATGGAAGCCCCAACGCGTTCCGCGGGACCACCGTTCACGGCTTTCCCAACCTGTTCCTGATGTACGGGCCGAACACCAACCTCGGCCACAGCTCCATCGTCTACATGCTCGAGTCTCAGGCGACCTACGTCGCGGAGGCCCTGCGGCAGATGACCGAACGTCGATTGTCGTCGGTAGAGGTGACGGAACACTCTCAGCAGCAGTACAACTCATGGATCCACGACTCGCTTGCTGGCACGGTGTGGAACTCGGGTGGGTGCTCGAGTTGGTACCTCGACTCGGAGGGGCGCAATCCCGTGATGTGGCCGACCTACACGTTCACCTTCCGTAACTCGACTCGAACGTTCGATGTATCCCACTATCGGGGAATTCCGGCCAAGGAAGGGCAGCAGGTATGA
- a CDS encoding multicopper oxidase family protein gives MDGRVRVDAVSRRSAFRAAGLTALAVGAAALPSSTAPRRALADDIFGGNSPLLFHSPPLQPFRDELPRLPVLSGSAVELDAHSGAHSFHADLAPAPTFGYGELDYLGPTIESEQGQPWTLRYTNSTEGNPLAADIDTSLHGMSEHDRHLTPTSLHLHGGITPPDSDGHSEMLVRPGESLTHSFPGLNDAAGLWYHDHAMSMTRINVYAGLVGTNLVRDQFDSGLADNSLGLPSGEFEIPLVLQEKIMNPDGSMSIRSNITVPQGKWEGGGTGDVGVVNGKIWPTMEVARGLYRFRIVNAGSYSVWNLFFSNRMKFWVIGNDGGLLDAPVQTDGIRLAPAERVDVLVDFGAVEPGEVIELRNDEPPPAQAASLGAVPMPLFCQFRVASARGFAGEVMTMYRGGKGQPALLPPMPTPTFTRTVTVNQPSAGLSLAPPMMTLNNLRYSDPDIEMPAQGVVEQWNIVNTTLEPHPIHLHLVHFRTLGRAPVDLAAYQRDNPRPGIGVKWAPDVERYCTGPLVAPAPWEAGAKDTVNTYPGTVTRILVRFPLADELGFDPDATFSTISNHHASSQHASRHGSGSELRGYMWHCHMLDHEDHEMMLRYRVLG, from the coding sequence ATGGACGGGAGGGTGCGCGTGGATGCAGTGTCTCGTCGATCGGCGTTCCGTGCGGCCGGGTTGACCGCGCTGGCTGTCGGAGCGGCAGCGCTGCCATCGAGTACGGCGCCCCGTCGGGCACTGGCCGACGACATTTTCGGAGGCAACAGTCCGCTGCTCTTCCACTCGCCGCCGTTGCAGCCGTTTCGTGACGAGTTGCCCAGGCTGCCGGTCCTGTCGGGTAGTGCGGTGGAGCTCGATGCCCATAGCGGCGCGCATTCCTTCCATGCCGATCTCGCGCCGGCGCCCACCTTCGGATACGGCGAACTCGACTACCTCGGCCCGACGATCGAGAGCGAGCAGGGCCAGCCGTGGACGCTGAGGTACACCAACTCGACCGAAGGCAATCCTCTCGCCGCCGATATCGACACCTCGCTGCACGGGATGAGTGAGCACGACCGTCATCTGACGCCGACGTCGTTGCACCTGCACGGAGGCATCACTCCACCGGACAGTGACGGGCACTCCGAGATGCTGGTGAGGCCCGGGGAGTCCCTGACGCACAGCTTCCCAGGACTCAACGATGCTGCTGGTCTGTGGTACCACGATCATGCGATGTCGATGACGCGTATCAACGTCTACGCCGGGCTCGTCGGCACGAACTTGGTTCGTGATCAGTTCGATTCGGGACTGGCCGACAATTCGCTCGGACTTCCGTCGGGCGAGTTCGAGATACCGTTGGTGTTGCAGGAAAAGATCATGAATCCCGACGGTTCGATGAGCATCCGCTCGAATATTACGGTGCCGCAGGGCAAATGGGAGGGTGGCGGGACCGGAGACGTCGGAGTCGTCAACGGAAAGATCTGGCCGACGATGGAAGTCGCGCGCGGCCTCTACAGGTTCCGCATCGTCAACGCCGGTTCGTACAGTGTGTGGAACCTGTTCTTCTCGAACAGAATGAAGTTCTGGGTGATCGGGAACGACGGGGGATTGCTCGACGCCCCCGTCCAGACCGACGGCATCCGGTTGGCGCCGGCAGAGCGAGTCGATGTGCTCGTCGATTTCGGTGCCGTGGAGCCCGGTGAAGTCATCGAACTTCGCAACGACGAACCGCCACCCGCGCAGGCCGCCTCGCTGGGAGCGGTGCCCATGCCGCTGTTCTGCCAGTTCAGGGTCGCGTCGGCCCGTGGGTTCGCAGGCGAGGTCATGACGATGTATCGCGGTGGCAAAGGCCAGCCTGCGTTGTTGCCTCCGATGCCGACTCCCACATTCACTCGGACCGTCACGGTCAACCAGCCGTCGGCCGGGCTGTCGCTGGCGCCTCCGATGATGACTTTGAACAATCTGCGGTACAGCGATCCCGATATCGAAATGCCCGCGCAGGGGGTCGTCGAGCAGTGGAACATTGTCAATACGACACTCGAACCGCATCCGATCCATCTACATCTCGTGCATTTTCGTACCCTCGGTCGGGCACCGGTCGATCTCGCGGCCTACCAGCGTGACAACCCCCGACCGGGCATCGGCGTGAAGTGGGCACCCGACGTCGAGCGCTACTGCACCGGGCCGCTGGTTGCGCCCGCCCCGTGGGAAGCCGGCGCCAAGGACACCGTCAACACCTACCCGGGCACCGTGACGCGAATCCTCGTGCGGTTCCCTCTCGCCGACGAACTCGGATTCGACCCCGACGCAACGTTTTCCACCATCTCCAACCATCATGCATCGAGCCAGCACGCATCTCGGCATGGAAGTGGCTCGGAGTTGCGGGGCTACATGTGGCACTGCCACATGCTCGACCACGAGGATCACGAGATGATGCTGCGATATCGGGTGTTGGGCTGA
- a CDS encoding BTAD domain-containing putative transcriptional regulator gives MDYKLLGPLRVLRDGEPLPLGGPKQRAVLAVLLLSHGHVVEFGAVIEAVWNGSPPVKAISSVRAYVANLRRVLGPESLVTTSYGYRLDLGTGELDVDCFESLAAAGRIESRNGDHARACELLSEALDVWTGQPLEDLRDLAVSVHETHRLDELRADIVEAYFDCRLMLGHHVDIVGQLEDQIVISPLRERLWWQLMLALYRANRRADALRAFGRAELLLNDELGIEPGAALVSLEAEIRRQSATLGWREPAHPLVVVDRPDSCLFGRDAEMQRIDDALVGAECGEGRVFVLAGEAGIGKTAMASEAVVRAESVGFTAAWSCPPEGIRQPQLWSWVQVLRSLGDNAGRGQLARAAEVIAPQLLELLPGWPLPSNVLPSNIKENYRADFLILDSVVLALHRLVEGHPTLVVLDDLDRADRASREVLQLVVGNLRQLPLVVVATWQDNGDENRSRRSSLIRLTNKCDTTMLRINALDVDATARMVAHAGIQEQTLQLAEFIHRRTGGNPYYTAEVIREIRIDPTRRDFVPDSVAAVIRSRTSTLPPETRKDLRIAAARPDALIARPSTHLEPAVAAGLLVQLPNSNAVRFLCPLVRDALAAQRTRAELADAVRVDATRLVRVASTSTDNLWQQLTS, from the coding sequence GTGGACTACAAGCTGCTCGGCCCACTGCGAGTCCTGCGCGACGGTGAGCCCTTGCCTCTGGGAGGGCCGAAACAACGCGCGGTTCTAGCGGTTCTGCTTCTTTCCCACGGGCATGTCGTGGAGTTCGGCGCGGTGATCGAGGCGGTGTGGAACGGGAGCCCACCCGTCAAAGCGATCAGTTCGGTTCGTGCTTATGTGGCCAATCTGCGGCGGGTGCTTGGCCCCGAATCGTTGGTGACGACGTCGTACGGCTACCGGCTCGACCTGGGGACAGGAGAGCTGGATGTCGACTGCTTCGAGTCCCTGGCCGCGGCTGGGCGCATCGAATCTCGGAACGGAGATCATGCTCGTGCGTGTGAATTGCTGAGCGAGGCGTTGGATGTCTGGACCGGGCAACCGCTGGAGGACTTGCGCGATCTGGCCGTCTCGGTGCACGAGACGCACCGCCTGGACGAGCTCCGCGCCGATATCGTCGAAGCGTACTTCGACTGCAGACTCATGCTCGGACACCACGTCGACATCGTCGGACAGCTAGAAGACCAGATCGTGATATCTCCTCTGCGAGAGCGGTTGTGGTGGCAGCTGATGCTCGCGTTGTATCGAGCGAACCGGCGAGCCGACGCATTGCGTGCGTTCGGTCGCGCGGAACTGCTGCTGAACGACGAGCTGGGTATCGAGCCCGGTGCGGCCTTGGTCTCGCTCGAAGCGGAGATCAGGCGGCAGTCCGCGACGCTGGGGTGGCGTGAACCAGCCCACCCCCTTGTTGTCGTCGACCGACCCGACTCCTGCTTGTTCGGTCGGGACGCGGAGATGCAGAGGATCGACGATGCCCTCGTCGGCGCCGAATGCGGTGAGGGGCGTGTGTTCGTCTTGGCCGGAGAAGCGGGTATCGGAAAGACCGCTATGGCCAGTGAAGCGGTCGTGCGGGCCGAGTCCGTCGGGTTCACCGCAGCGTGGTCGTGCCCGCCCGAAGGGATTCGACAACCGCAACTGTGGTCGTGGGTGCAGGTGTTGCGCTCACTGGGAGACAACGCCGGACGAGGGCAGCTGGCGCGTGCGGCCGAGGTGATCGCGCCGCAGCTACTGGAGCTTCTGCCGGGGTGGCCGCTGCCGTCGAACGTCCTTCCGTCGAATATCAAGGAGAACTACCGCGCCGACTTCCTGATTCTGGACAGCGTCGTACTTGCACTTCATCGTCTCGTCGAGGGGCACCCCACCCTGGTTGTGCTCGACGATCTCGATCGGGCCGATCGCGCCAGCCGCGAGGTGCTCCAGCTCGTAGTCGGCAATCTACGTCAGCTTCCACTCGTCGTCGTCGCGACCTGGCAGGACAACGGTGACGAGAACCGTTCTCGGCGTAGCTCTTTGATTCGATTGACGAACAAGTGCGACACGACGATGTTGCGGATCAACGCGCTCGACGTCGACGCTACCGCGCGGATGGTTGCTCATGCCGGGATCCAGGAGCAGACGCTCCAGCTTGCCGAGTTCATCCATCGTCGGACAGGCGGAAATCCCTACTACACAGCAGAAGTGATACGCGAGATTCGGATCGACCCGACGCGCCGAGATTTCGTACCCGATTCCGTTGCCGCGGTGATCCGCTCCCGCACTTCGACACTTCCACCGGAAACGCGGAAAGATCTGAGAATTGCAGCAGCGCGGCCAGACGCTCTTATCGCGAGGCCGTCGACACATCTCGAACCAGCGGTTGCAGCAGGGCTTCTCGTGCAACTACCGAACTCGAACGCTGTGCGCTTCCTCTGTCCGCTGGTTCGTGATGCGCTTGCCGCGCAGCGCACGCGCGCCGAACTCGCGGACGCGGTACGCGTCGATGCCACCCGCCTGGTGCGGGTGGCATCGACCTCCACCGACAATCTGTGGCAGCAGCTGACCAGCTAG
- a CDS encoding Fur family transcriptional regulator, producing the protein MPLDNVTTDPVAQLRSVGLRVTGPRVAVLNAVTARPHSDADDVAAVVRAEAGSVSMQAVYDVLRACVNAGLLRRIEPAGSPALYETRTGDNHHHLVCRGCRKVVDVDCVVGAAPCLESSESAGFVVEEAEIVFWGLCADCASARDSTVPVPAISAT; encoded by the coding sequence ATGCCACTGGACAACGTGACGACGGACCCGGTAGCGCAATTGCGCTCCGTGGGTCTGCGTGTCACGGGTCCGCGTGTGGCGGTTCTGAATGCGGTCACAGCCCGACCGCATTCAGATGCCGACGACGTGGCAGCGGTGGTACGAGCCGAGGCAGGTTCGGTGTCGATGCAGGCGGTGTACGACGTGTTGCGCGCGTGCGTCAACGCTGGTCTGCTGCGTCGGATCGAACCGGCCGGCTCGCCGGCGCTGTACGAAACTCGCACAGGCGACAACCATCACCACCTGGTCTGTCGTGGATGCCGGAAAGTGGTCGACGTCGATTGTGTCGTCGGCGCAGCGCCGTGCCTCGAATCGTCCGAATCCGCAGGGTTCGTCGTCGAGGAAGCCGAAATCGTGTTCTGGGGATTGTGCGCCGACTGTGCGTCGGCCAGAGATTCAACTGTGCCGGTTCCGGCTATATCCGCTACCTAG
- a CDS encoding LpqN/LpqT family lipoprotein → MNRSSRGARCAAAAATLAVVVGLAASCSSDSEGSATGESTSAAATTTTESASTTSSVNKLAPATTTAAPAGPNYTIADYIVDEGIVETPIYMGDPDAPQIVLPFPEGWEDAGEQTPDWAYGAIIYTGPESADYTPSMIAIVSKLEGNVDPQLLIDYAAGEVQNLPDFAPMGEGRTSTLAGFPAYQISGTYTSEDGTELVSAQKTAVIPAADGLYIMQINVDGTPDQIDLLASATQVVDEETTITP, encoded by the coding sequence ATGAACCGTTCGAGTAGAGGCGCACGCTGTGCTGCGGCCGCCGCAACCTTGGCTGTGGTGGTCGGTCTCGCCGCATCGTGCAGCAGTGACTCCGAGGGTTCGGCAACGGGCGAATCCACGTCGGCCGCCGCGACCACGACCACCGAGTCTGCATCGACGACGAGCAGCGTGAACAAGCTCGCCCCGGCGACCACGACCGCAGCACCGGCGGGTCCGAACTACACCATCGCGGACTACATCGTCGACGAGGGAATCGTCGAGACCCCGATCTATATGGGCGATCCCGACGCACCTCAGATCGTGTTGCCGTTCCCGGAAGGCTGGGAAGATGCAGGTGAGCAGACGCCGGACTGGGCATACGGAGCCATCATCTACACCGGACCCGAGAGTGCGGACTACACGCCGTCGATGATCGCGATCGTGTCCAAGCTCGAGGGCAATGTCGATCCGCAACTTCTCATCGACTATGCGGCGGGAGAGGTGCAGAATCTGCCCGACTTCGCGCCGATGGGCGAGGGCAGGACCTCGACGCTGGCCGGATTCCCGGCGTACCAGATCTCCGGTACGTACACGAGCGAGGATGGAACGGAACTCGTCTCGGCGCAGAAGACAGCCGTCATCCCCGCCGCGGACGGGCTCTACATCATGCAGATCAACGTCGACGGCACACCCGACCAGATCGATCTGCTGGCCAGCGCAACGCAGGTAGTGGACGAGGAAACAACCATCACGCCGTAG
- a CDS encoding GMC family oxidoreductase, with the protein MSDFDVLVIGSGFGGSVAALRATEKGYSVGVLESGRRFADHELPKTSWRLRKYLWAPAIGCYGVQRIHLLPDVLVMAGAGVGGGSLNYANTLYQPPKRFFEDPQWGDITDWHRELSPYYNQAKRMLGVETNPTITPSDKVMKEVAEDMGVGDTFTSTPVGVFFGTPGAESADPFFGGVGPTRTGCTECGSCMTGCRVGAKNTLVKNYLYLAEQAGAEVFPLTTVTAVRPRAGGGYEVVTRRTGGKLRRADTVMTADQVVFAAGTYGTQKLMLAMKETGQLPALSDRIGSLVRTNSEAVLAATARGREIDYTEGVAITSSFHPDDHTHIEPVRYGKGSNAIGLLQTVLSDGGGRTPRVLKTLGVALRHPGAALRSLSVRRWSERTVIALVMQTDDNSLELGSKKGYFGRRLTSRPGQGDPPPQWIPQGHEAIRLLADKIGGDPGGSLAEIVNIPMTAHFLGGCAIGAGPDRGVVDAYHRVFGHDGLHVVDGSAVSANLGVNPSLTITAQAERAMALWPNKGEQDKRAPLGAGYREIVPTQPRRPVVPTSAPGALRLPLTVRGS; encoded by the coding sequence ATGAGCGACTTCGACGTACTGGTGATCGGTTCCGGATTCGGTGGGAGCGTTGCTGCCCTTCGGGCTACCGAAAAAGGCTACAGCGTAGGCGTTCTCGAATCCGGACGCCGCTTCGCCGACCACGAGCTCCCGAAAACGAGTTGGCGGCTGCGAAAGTACCTGTGGGCGCCGGCGATCGGCTGTTACGGAGTGCAACGCATCCATCTACTTCCCGACGTCCTCGTGATGGCCGGTGCCGGAGTGGGCGGTGGGTCGCTCAACTACGCGAACACGCTCTACCAACCACCGAAACGCTTCTTCGAGGACCCGCAGTGGGGTGACATCACCGACTGGCACCGCGAGTTGAGCCCGTACTACAACCAGGCCAAACGCATGCTGGGTGTCGAAACGAACCCGACGATCACACCGTCGGACAAGGTGATGAAAGAAGTAGCCGAGGACATGGGCGTCGGCGACACCTTTACAAGTACCCCGGTGGGCGTGTTCTTCGGAACGCCGGGCGCCGAGTCGGCCGACCCGTTCTTCGGCGGTGTCGGACCGACGCGTACCGGGTGCACCGAGTGCGGGTCCTGCATGACTGGATGCCGCGTCGGCGCCAAGAACACCCTGGTGAAGAACTATCTCTATCTGGCAGAACAGGCAGGGGCCGAGGTGTTTCCGCTCACCACGGTCACCGCGGTGCGGCCCCGAGCCGGCGGCGGTTACGAGGTGGTGACGCGCAGAACCGGGGGAAAGCTCAGGCGCGCCGACACCGTCATGACGGCAGATCAGGTGGTCTTTGCGGCCGGCACCTACGGCACCCAGAAGCTCATGCTGGCGATGAAGGAGACCGGTCAGCTGCCAGCGCTGTCGGACCGGATCGGTTCTCTGGTGCGTACCAACTCCGAAGCCGTGCTCGCCGCTACTGCGCGCGGGCGGGAGATCGACTACACCGAGGGAGTGGCAATCACCTCCTCGTTCCATCCGGACGATCACACCCATATCGAGCCTGTCCGATACGGCAAGGGCAGCAACGCAATCGGTCTGCTCCAGACCGTCCTCAGTGACGGTGGTGGACGAACGCCTCGGGTCCTCAAAACGCTCGGCGTGGCACTGCGTCATCCCGGTGCGGCCCTGCGTAGCTTGTCGGTGCGGCGCTGGTCCGAGCGCACGGTCATCGCGCTCGTAATGCAGACCGACGACAACTCCCTCGAGCTGGGCTCGAAGAAGGGATACTTCGGCCGGCGCCTCACCAGCCGTCCCGGACAGGGGGATCCGCCGCCCCAGTGGATTCCACAGGGACATGAAGCAATTCGACTGCTCGCGGACAAGATCGGCGGTGACCCGGGAGGATCGCTAGCCGAGATCGTCAACATCCCCATGACGGCCCACTTCCTCGGTGGATGTGCGATCGGGGCAGGCCCGGACAGAGGCGTCGTCGACGCGTATCACCGGGTCTTCGGGCACGACGGCTTGCATGTGGTCGACGGGTCGGCGGTGAGCGCCAACCTCGGAGTCAACCCGTCCCTGACCATCACTGCGCAGGCTGAGCGAGCCATGGCGCTGTGGCCGAACAAGGGGGAGCAGGACAAGCGGGCGCCGCTCGGTGCCGGCTACCGCGAGATCGTGCCGACCCAGCCCAGGCGTCCCGTCGTCCCCACCAGTGCTCCTGGTGCGTTGCGGCTTCCCCTGACAGTGCGAGGATCCTAG